The following proteins are encoded in a genomic region of Brachyspira pilosicoli:
- the purB gene encoding adenylosuccinate lyase — MIKRYTRKEMGELWSLQNEFQVMLDVEIAACEAMAEIGEIPNEAVKRIKEKATFTVERIAEIEKETNHDIISFVTAVQENVGEGGQYIHKGLTSSDVKDTALAVMMKKSAEIILEDLKRLSEVLLRRAKEHKYTPCIGRTHGIHAEPMTLGLKFILWYDENERNIKRVEEAKKQVSVGKLSGAVGTYSNIDPRIEEIVCKKLGIEADRVSTQIIQRDRHAQYLTTLAIVASSLEKFATEIRNLQRTDIREAEEYFSEKQKGSSAMPHKRNPITCERISGLARLVRGNALASLEDITLWHERDISHSSVERVILPDSTIAVDYALNKFIDIVDKLLIYPDAMKANIEKTGGLIFSQRILISLVNKGIDRDNAYRWVQRNAMKKWLNNEDFRENVHKDEDITKYLSSKEIDDCFDYAYYLRNIDVIMKRFGI, encoded by the coding sequence TTCAGGTTATGCTTGACGTAGAGATTGCAGCTTGCGAGGCTATGGCTGAAATTGGAGAGATTCCTAATGAAGCTGTAAAAAGAATTAAAGAAAAAGCTACTTTCACAGTTGAAAGAATTGCTGAAATAGAAAAAGAAACTAATCATGATATTATATCATTTGTAACAGCTGTTCAAGAAAATGTTGGAGAAGGCGGACAGTATATACATAAAGGCTTAACTTCAAGCGATGTAAAAGACACTGCATTGGCTGTAATGATGAAAAAATCAGCTGAAATTATATTAGAAGATTTAAAAAGATTATCTGAAGTATTATTAAGAAGAGCTAAAGAGCATAAATACACTCCTTGTATAGGACGTACTCACGGTATACATGCTGAGCCTATGACATTAGGTTTAAAATTCATTTTATGGTATGATGAAAACGAAAGAAATATTAAACGTGTAGAAGAAGCAAAAAAACAAGTATCAGTTGGTAAGCTTTCTGGTGCGGTTGGAACATACAGCAACATTGACCCACGCATAGAAGAAATTGTATGTAAAAAATTAGGAATAGAAGCTGACAGAGTTTCTACTCAAATAATACAAAGAGACAGACATGCACAATATCTTACTACTTTAGCAATAGTTGCTAGTTCATTAGAGAAATTTGCTACAGAGATTAGAAACCTTCAAAGAACAGATATTAGAGAAGCAGAAGAGTATTTCAGCGAAAAGCAAAAAGGCTCATCTGCTATGCCTCATAAAAGAAACCCTATCACTTGCGAGAGAATATCTGGTTTAGCTAGACTTGTAAGAGGAAATGCATTAGCTTCTTTGGAAGACATTACTCTTTGGCATGAGAGAGATATAAGCCATTCATCAGTAGAACGTGTTATACTTCCAGATTCTACAATAGCAGTAGACTATGCTCTTAATAAGTTTATTGATATAGTAGACAAACTTTTAATTTATCCTGATGCTATGAAAGCTAATATTGAAAAAACAGGCGGTTTGATTTTCAGCCAAAGAATATTGATAAGCTTAGTTAATAAAGGCATAGACAGAGATAATGCATACAGATGGGTACAGAGAAATGCAATGAAAAAATGGCTAAACAATGAAGACTTTAGAGAGAATGTTCACAAAGATGAAGATATAACAAAATATTTAAGCTCTAAAGAGATTGATGACTGTTTTGACTATGCATATTATTTAAGAAATATAGATGTGATAATGAAGAGATTTGGAATATAA
- a CDS encoding GNAT family N-acetyltransferase: MIIKLIEMKNDLNNKNTYHQIFNDAFPIEERWNFDMILENKNESSYKFYSILDDDKPIGLTMIWSFEEFYYGEYLAIDKNLRGKNYGSEVLTKIFDMHNDKLIVIEVEPYDLNDIAKRRIDWYKRFGLILSDYDYDMPCIKDGKKDTMKMKIMTNREIKSKEEYNNIITTLYNKVYSPRLESIDKWRD; encoded by the coding sequence ATGATTATCAAATTAATAGAAATGAAAAATGATTTAAACAATAAAAACACATATCATCAAATTTTTAATGATGCATTTCCTATCGAAGAGAGATGGAACTTTGATATGATACTTGAAAATAAAAATGAATCCAGCTATAAATTTTATTCTATTTTAGATGATGATAAACCAATAGGCTTGACTATGATTTGGAGCTTTGAAGAGTTTTATTATGGAGAATATCTTGCTATAGATAAAAACTTAAGAGGAAAAAATTACGGCTCAGAAGTATTAACTAAAATATTTGATATGCATAATGACAAATTAATCGTTATAGAGGTAGAGCCTTATGATTTGAATGATATAGCTAAAAGAAGAATTGATTGGTATAAAAGATTTGGTCTTATATTATCAGATTATGATTATGATATGCCTTGTATAAAAGACGGCAAAAAAGATACAATGAAAATGAAAATTATGACAAACAGAGAAATAAAATCAAAAGAAGAATATAATAATATTATTACAACATTATACAATAAAGTATACAGCCCAAGATTAGAAAGTATAGATAAATGGCGAGATTAA
- a CDS encoding PTS transporter subunit EIIB: protein MDIKKIASDIVQVAGKENIISVSSCATRLRLIVKDRSLIDDAKMQAIDGVNGVFFNSNQYQIVLGTEIVKNVYDAVVALGVSGINK, encoded by the coding sequence ATGGATATTAAAAAAATAGCATCAGATATAGTTCAAGTTGCTGGAAAAGAAAATATTATTTCAGTTTCATCTTGTGCGACTAGATTAAGATTAATAGTAAAAGACAGAAGCCTTATTGATGATGCAAAGATGCAGGCAATTGATGGCGTTAATGGTGTATTTTTTAATTCTAATCAGTATCAAATAGTATTGGGTACAGAAATAGTTAAAAATGTTTATGATGCAGTAGTAGCTTTGGGTGTTTCTGGAATTAATAAATAA
- the lepB gene encoding signal peptidase I, with protein sequence MNKRQILEIILASLLALFLAGFIRVFFFDTYIVSNKSMEPTFYEGDEILLLKNNFIFNNIKNFDVIVFRMGTNNLVKRVIGKEGDKVEIFDGGLYLNDELIRHKYYIFSKKDNAVYNIGKDQYFVLGDNIALSRDSRDFGLINKKDIIGHIILIFSPKRRFKIF encoded by the coding sequence ATGAATAAAAGACAGATTTTAGAAATAATATTAGCATCTTTGCTTGCTTTATTTTTGGCAGGCTTTATTAGGGTATTTTTCTTTGATACCTATATAGTAAGCAACAAATCAATGGAGCCTACTTTTTACGAGGGTGATGAGATATTGCTTTTAAAAAATAATTTTATTTTTAATAATATTAAAAACTTTGATGTTATAGTTTTTAGAATGGGTACTAACAATTTAGTAAAGCGTGTTATAGGAAAAGAGGGAGATAAAGTAGAAATTTTTGACGGCGGATTATATTTAAATGATGAGCTTATAAGGCATAAATATTATATTTTCAGCAAAAAAGATAATGCAGTATATAATATTGGAAAAGACCAATATTTTGTTTTAGGAGATAATATAGCCCTAAGCAGAGACAGCAGAGATTTTGGTCTCATAAACAAAAAAGACATAATAGGACATATTATATTAATATTTAGTCCCAAAAGAAGGTTTAAAATTTTTTAA
- the mutS gene encoding DNA mismatch repair protein MutS, which produces MQETFFSLEESSENLNKEEKLTPMMRQYKEIKDKYSDSILLFRMGDFYEVFFEDAKTVSELLGLTLTKRANVPMAGVPYHAIDNYLSKLVKSGKKIAICDQMEDPKTAKGIVKREVTQVITPGTIAENKYLESKSNNYLASIIVSKSENNVAIAICDISTGELYVTELDNNNTKDFLNEICEEIIRFSPKEIMTVESVKESNIIKEIQNRFSNIFFSTTPNYTAEYSYAYKLLINHFKTISLKSFGIEDKHLIVSLLGSLIYYLQELSKTSLEHISNIKLYNRKDSMTLDYATISSLEILETIRNDNNKMTLFDTIDKTKTSMGARYLKRIIVEPLLNIDEINKRLNNVEYFYKNQKFMYRIMDMLSDVGDIERLASKLALGRINPKELVALKRFLFSSLQIITELVLNNFNDVNFEEISDIKIVTDLIERAILEDPKIVINEGDIIKDDYDEKLKKYNEARREGRSWISELENEYKSTTSINNLKIRYNNVIGYYIEITKSNISLVPKDFIKRQTLVGSERYTTSKLMEYEKTINEANEKSYALEYDIFIDVRSKVNEYLTSILKMAKVISIIDVYVSLACLAAEENYTKPIITDDGIIDIKEGRHPVVEANLKNESFIANDTYLDNKNEHLLIITGPNMSGKSTYLRQTALIVLLAQIGSFVPAKSAKISIVDRIFTRVGASDNIAKGESTFLVEMNETAYILNHCTDKSLVIMDEIGRGTSTYDGLSIAWAIVEYLVNEENKKSKTLFATHYHELTMLEDLEGVKNYKVLVEEYKDEIIFMKKVIEGAAESSYGIYAAKIAGAPNKIIQRASEILKKLENEAGIQVENIEINNKKSPDILPFNSKADSDINIVDNKKTKESEIEKEIKDLNINDITPIEALNLINKWKKDLNN; this is translated from the coding sequence ATGCAAGAAACTTTTTTTTCGTTAGAAGAATCATCAGAAAATTTAAACAAAGAAGAAAAACTCACACCAATGATGAGGCAATACAAAGAGATTAAAGATAAATATAGCGATAGTATACTTTTGTTTAGAATGGGAGATTTTTACGAGGTATTTTTTGAAGATGCCAAGACAGTTTCAGAACTTTTAGGTCTTACACTTACAAAAAGGGCAAATGTTCCAATGGCAGGAGTACCTTATCATGCTATAGATAATTACTTATCAAAGTTAGTAAAAAGCGGAAAGAAAATAGCAATATGCGACCAAATGGAAGACCCTAAAACAGCAAAAGGTATAGTAAAAAGAGAAGTTACTCAAGTGATAACACCTGGGACTATTGCAGAAAATAAATATTTAGAATCAAAGAGCAATAATTATTTAGCTTCTATAATAGTTTCAAAAAGTGAGAATAATGTTGCTATTGCTATATGTGATATATCTACTGGGGAATTGTATGTTACAGAGCTTGATAATAATAATACAAAAGACTTTTTAAATGAGATATGTGAAGAGATTATAAGGTTTTCTCCAAAAGAGATAATGACTGTAGAATCTGTAAAAGAGAGTAATATAATAAAAGAAATACAAAATAGGTTTTCAAATATATTTTTCAGCACTACCCCAAATTATACAGCAGAATATTCTTATGCATATAAATTATTAATAAATCATTTTAAGACAATATCATTAAAGAGTTTCGGTATAGAAGATAAACATTTAATAGTTTCACTTCTTGGTTCTTTGATATATTATTTGCAAGAATTATCCAAAACATCATTAGAGCATATATCAAATATTAAACTCTACAACAGAAAAGACTCCATGACATTAGACTATGCCACAATATCAAGTTTAGAGATTTTGGAAACTATAAGAAATGACAACAACAAAATGACATTATTTGATACCATAGACAAAACAAAAACATCTATGGGAGCAAGATATTTAAAGCGAATAATAGTCGAACCTTTGCTTAATATTGATGAGATAAATAAAAGACTTAATAATGTTGAATATTTTTATAAGAATCAGAAGTTTATGTATAGAATAATGGATATGCTTTCTGATGTGGGAGATATAGAGAGACTTGCTTCAAAATTGGCGCTTGGCAGGATTAACCCTAAAGAGTTGGTTGCTTTAAAAAGGTTTTTATTTTCATCTTTGCAAATAATTACAGAGCTTGTGCTTAATAATTTTAATGATGTAAACTTTGAAGAGATAAGCGATATAAAAATTGTTACTGATTTAATAGAAAGAGCAATATTGGAAGACCCTAAAATTGTAATAAACGAAGGTGATATTATAAAAGATGATTATGATGAAAAATTAAAAAAATATAATGAGGCAAGAAGAGAAGGAAGAAGTTGGATAAGCGAATTAGAAAATGAATATAAATCAACCACTTCAATTAACAATCTTAAAATAAGATATAATAATGTTATAGGCTATTATATAGAAATAACAAAATCTAATATATCGTTAGTGCCTAAAGATTTTATAAAAAGGCAAACATTGGTAGGAAGTGAGAGATATACCACAAGCAAACTAATGGAATATGAGAAGACTATAAACGAAGCCAATGAAAAAAGTTATGCTTTAGAATATGATATATTCATAGACGTACGCAGTAAAGTCAATGAATATTTAACATCTATATTAAAAATGGCAAAAGTAATATCTATAATAGATGTTTATGTTTCTTTGGCTTGCCTTGCTGCAGAAGAAAATTACACAAAGCCTATTATAACAGACGACGGTATAATAGACATAAAAGAAGGAAGACACCCTGTAGTTGAAGCCAATTTAAAAAACGAAAGCTTTATAGCGAATGACACATATTTAGACAACAAAAATGAGCATTTGCTAATAATTACAGGACCAAATATGAGCGGTAAAAGTACATATTTGAGACAAACTGCTTTGATAGTTCTTCTTGCACAGATTGGTTCATTTGTACCTGCGAAGAGTGCTAAAATATCTATAGTTGATAGAATATTTACAAGGGTTGGTGCGAGTGATAATATAGCAAAGGGCGAGAGTACATTTTTGGTAGAGATGAATGAAACCGCTTATATACTTAATCATTGTACTGATAAGAGCCTTGTTATAATGGACGAAATAGGGAGAGGCACTTCTACTTATGACGGGCTTTCTATTGCTTGGGCTATAGTTGAATATTTAGTAAACGAAGAGAATAAAAAATCAAAAACATTATTTGCTACACATTATCATGAGCTTACTATGCTTGAAGATTTGGAAGGTGTAAAAAATTATAAGGTATTAGTTGAAGAGTATAAAGATGAAATAATATTTATGAAAAAAGTTATTGAGGGAGCTGCTGAGTCAAGTTATGGTATATATGCAGCAAAAATTGCGGGTGCTCCAAATAAAATCATACAGAGAGCTTCAGAAATATTAAAAAAGCTTGAGAATGAGGCTGGCATACAAGTTGAGAATATAGAGATAAATAATAAAAAATCTCCAGATATTCTTCCTTTTAATTCTAAAGCAGATTCTGATATTAATATAGTAGATAACAAAAAAACAAAAGAAAGCGAAATAGAAAAAGAAATTAAAGACTTAAATATTAATGATATCACTCCAATAGAGGCGCTTAATTTAATTAACAAATGGAAGAAAGATTTAAATAATTAA
- a CDS encoding GNAT family N-acetyltransferase: MIDKDLINKKKKKFKIRYLTLKDLDDFNNLLRYAFQVSNNELITLGYEVDEIKQAKSAVLSKAKVLGWFDGQKLASQIAVYPMKMNIHGVIYKMAGITGVATYPEYSNLGLMNDLMIKSIENMKKEGQTISVLYPYSIPFYRRKGWEIISDKMSFTIKDTQLPKTMTSKGRVERVSIDSDDLKELYNKFSYTRHGALIRGDLEWEEYWRWEVDDTIVALYYNDKNEAEGYLVYVIENDVFHIKEMIYLNFEARLGLWNYISAHFSMVDEVKGYNYTNEPIAFLLEDSEIKETIRPYIMARITDVKGFINNYPFLRKPKNKKINLIIKDDMAKWNNASFMIYWNEDKDTVCKRITKEYKRNSKDRYIIKMDIKTLTTMLMSYKSPSYLYRIGRIESTANAIKLLESIIPKEQVYFSDYF, translated from the coding sequence ATGATTGATAAAGATTTAATAAATAAGAAAAAAAAGAAATTTAAAATAAGGTATTTAACATTAAAAGATTTAGATGATTTCAATAATTTATTAAGATACGCGTTTCAAGTAAGCAATAATGAACTTATTACTTTAGGTTATGAAGTAGATGAAATAAAGCAAGCAAAATCAGCAGTATTGAGCAAGGCTAAAGTTTTAGGTTGGTTTGACGGACAAAAACTCGCTTCTCAAATAGCAGTATACCCTATGAAAATGAATATTCATGGCGTGATATATAAAATGGCAGGAATTACAGGAGTTGCTACATATCCGGAATATTCTAATCTTGGGCTTATGAATGATTTAATGATAAAAAGTATTGAAAACATGAAAAAAGAGGGGCAGACTATATCTGTATTATATCCATACTCCATTCCTTTCTACAGAAGAAAAGGCTGGGAGATAATATCGGATAAAATGAGCTTCACTATAAAAGACACTCAGCTTCCTAAAACTATGACTAGTAAAGGAAGAGTGGAGAGGGTTTCTATAGACAGTGATGATTTAAAAGAGCTTTATAATAAATTTTCTTATACTAGACATGGTGCTTTAATTAGAGGCGATTTGGAATGGGAAGAGTATTGGAGATGGGAAGTTGATGATACAATTGTTGCTTTATATTATAATGATAAAAATGAAGCTGAAGGGTATTTAGTTTATGTTATTGAAAATGATGTATTTCATATAAAAGAGATGATTTATCTTAATTTTGAAGCAAGACTTGGGCTTTGGAATTATATATCAGCACATTTTTCTATGGTTGATGAGGTTAAAGGATATAATTACACAAATGAACCTATAGCTTTCCTTCTTGAAGACAGTGAAATAAAAGAGACTATAAGACCATATATTATGGCGAGAATTACAGATGTTAAAGGTTTTATTAATAATTATCCTTTCTTAAGAAAACCAAAAAATAAAAAAATTAATTTAATAATTAAAGACGATATGGCTAAGTGGAATAATGCAAGTTTTATGATTTATTGGAATGAAGATAAAGACACGGTATGCAAAAGAATAACTAAAGAATATAAGAGAAACTCTAAAGACAGATATATTATAAAAATGGATATAAAAACTCTAACTACTATGCTTATGAGTTATAAAAGCCCTTCGTATCTTTATAGAATTGGAAGAATAGAATCAACAGCTAATGCTATTAAATTATTAGAAAGTATAATACCTAAAGAACAAGTTTATTTCTCTGATTATTTTTAA
- the glyA gene encoding serine hydroxymethyltransferase: MAVSKKNTKDSLKKASKSVKKLASEKKVISKKASSAVKKAAKKIEKKIAAPKYYVSEVPLKSADREIFNAMKNEYKREINGLELIASENIVSRAVMEAQGSIFTNKYAEGYPSKRYYGGCSEVDVVENLARERAKKLFKAPFINVQPHSGSQANMGVYMSVLQPGDTCLGLSLDSGGHLTHGKNVNFSGKIYNFEHYNVRKDTMQIDYDEVRDIAKKVKPKLIVTGGSAYPRQIDFKKFREIADEVGAYLMVDMAHISGLVAAGLHPSPVPYSHFVTGTTHKTLRGPRGGYIISTEEDLAKKIDKTIFPGIQGGPLMHVIAAKAVCFKEALEPKFVKYQEQVLKNADAMANMFLSKGYELISGGTDTHLILVDVKKSKGITGQLAETVLDRAHITINKNGIPYDTESPMVTSGIRLGTPAITTRGFKEKDVMELTQYIDEVLSNANDEKVVASVAKKVLALCKKFPMYKFIGDM, from the coding sequence ATGGCAGTATCTAAAAAAAATACTAAAGATTCATTAAAGAAAGCATCGAAATCTGTTAAAAAGTTAGCTTCAGAGAAAAAAGTTATTTCTAAAAAGGCTTCTTCTGCTGTAAAGAAAGCTGCTAAAAAAATTGAGAAAAAAATCGCTGCTCCTAAATATTATGTATCAGAAGTGCCGCTTAAGAGTGCTGATAGAGAGATATTTAATGCGATGAAAAATGAGTACAAGAGAGAGATAAATGGACTTGAACTTATTGCTAGTGAGAATATAGTTTCTCGTGCTGTTATGGAAGCACAGGGCTCTATATTCACAAATAAATATGCTGAGGGGTATCCTTCTAAGAGATATTATGGAGGCTGCAGTGAAGTTGATGTTGTTGAGAATTTAGCAAGAGAAAGAGCAAAGAAATTATTTAAAGCTCCTTTTATAAATGTTCAGCCGCATTCTGGTTCACAGGCTAATATGGGCGTTTATATGTCAGTACTTCAGCCTGGTGATACTTGTTTGGGATTATCACTCGATTCTGGCGGACACTTGACTCATGGTAAAAATGTTAACTTCTCTGGTAAAATTTATAATTTTGAGCATTATAATGTTAGAAAAGATACTATGCAAATAGATTATGATGAAGTAAGAGATATAGCTAAAAAAGTAAAACCTAAATTAATAGTAACAGGCGGAAGTGCTTATCCTAGGCAAATAGATTTTAAAAAGTTTAGAGAGATTGCTGACGAGGTTGGGGCTTATTTAATGGTAGACATGGCTCATATATCTGGATTAGTTGCTGCTGGACTTCATCCTAGTCCTGTTCCATATTCTCATTTTGTTACTGGTACTACTCATAAAACTTTAAGAGGTCCGCGCGGAGGATATATTATTTCCACTGAAGAAGATTTAGCTAAAAAAATTGATAAAACTATATTTCCTGGCATACAAGGCGGCCCTTTGATGCATGTTATTGCTGCTAAGGCTGTATGTTTCAAAGAAGCACTTGAGCCTAAGTTTGTTAAATATCAAGAGCAAGTTTTGAAAAATGCTGATGCTATGGCTAATATGTTCCTTTCTAAAGGTTATGAACTTATTTCTGGAGGAACTGATACTCATTTGATATTAGTTGATGTGAAAAAATCTAAAGGCATTACGGGGCAGCTTGCAGAAACTGTTTTAGATAGAGCACATATCACTATTAATAAAAATGGTATACCTTATGATACAGAATCTCCAATGGTTACTAGCGGTATTAGACTTGGTACTCCTGCTATTACTACAAGAGGATTTAAAGAAAAAGATGTTATGGAGCTTACTCAATATATTGATGAAGTGCTAAGCAATGCTAATGATGAAAAGGTAGTTGCTTCTGTTGCCAAAAAGGTGTTAGCTTTGTGCAAAAAATTCCCAATGTATAAGTTTATAGGCGATATGTAA
- a CDS encoding HAD family phosphatase — protein MDKKIKGVIFDFDGTLVDSESLYTKSLIHTSKQMNKLTDVDFAAMAGYQTNDIKRMLIEKNYIIPKDFFEDTEKYFRKIIETDLETFDGVIDILERLKNLDMVIASNSNIDYVTKMSEKTSISKYIIGYSCHNETLKAKPEPDLFLNAFEILRKRNSEITKEDVVIFEDSLAGIDGAKKTGIKIIAITNSYKRETLLEHGADIVVDKINEAINYLNI, from the coding sequence ATGGATAAAAAAATTAAAGGAGTAATATTTGACTTTGATGGTACATTGGTGGACAGTGAAAGCTTATATACAAAATCATTAATACATACATCAAAACAAATGAATAAACTCACAGATGTAGATTTTGCTGCTATGGCTGGATATCAGACTAATGACATAAAAAGAATGTTAATAGAAAAAAATTATATTATACCAAAAGATTTCTTTGAAGATACAGAAAAATATTTTCGTAAAATTATAGAAACAGATTTAGAAACTTTTGATGGTGTTATTGATATATTAGAAAGATTAAAAAACTTAGATATGGTGATAGCTTCTAATAGTAATATAGATTATGTCACAAAAATGTCTGAGAAAACCTCTATATCAAAATACATAATAGGCTATTCATGTCATAATGAAACATTAAAGGCTAAACCAGAACCAGATTTATTTTTGAATGCTTTTGAAATACTAAGAAAAAGAAATAGTGAAATAACAAAAGAAGATGTTGTTATTTTTGAAGATAGCTTAGCTGGTATTGATGGCGCTAAAAAAACAGGCATAAAAATAATAGCAATTACAAATAGTTATAAAAGAGAAACTTTATTAGAACATGGGGCAGATATTGTTGTAGATAAAATAAATGAAGCTATTAATTATTTAAATATTTAA
- a CDS encoding glucosamine-6-phosphate deaminase encodes MGLKIIIAKDANGVGKKTANEIINILKVKKDAVLGLATGGTAEAVYPHLIKAYEKKEIDFKNVKSVNLDEYKGLDGKNEQSYRYFMNKNLFDHVNIDKKNTFVPKGIGDKEKILKEFNDKIEKLPRDIQLLGVGPNGHIAFNEPDEALHANALCVKLDEKTIKANARFFASEKDVPKEAFSMGMGGILKAKKIVIAAIGKGKAAAMKELLNHDKVMTNCPVTFLKLHNDVVVVIDEELAEAIGYQKKVCKKK; translated from the coding sequence ATGGGATTAAAAATTATAATTGCTAAAGATGCTAATGGGGTTGGAAAAAAAACGGCTAATGAGATTATTAATATACTAAAGGTGAAAAAAGATGCTGTTTTAGGTCTTGCTACTGGCGGCACAGCTGAAGCAGTTTACCCTCATTTAATAAAGGCTTATGAAAAAAAAGAGATTGATTTTAAAAATGTAAAATCTGTTAATTTAGATGAATATAAAGGCTTAGATGGAAAAAATGAACAGAGCTATAGATATTTTATGAATAAAAATTTATTTGACCATGTAAATATAGATAAAAAAAATACTTTTGTTCCTAAGGGAATAGGTGATAAAGAGAAAATTTTAAAAGAGTTTAATGATAAAATAGAGAAGCTTCCAAGAGATATTCAATTACTTGGAGTTGGGCCTAACGGTCATATTGCTTTTAATGAACCAGATGAGGCTTTACATGCTAATGCTTTATGTGTGAAGCTTGATGAAAAAACTATTAAAGCTAATGCGAGATTTTTTGCTTCAGAGAAAGATGTTCCAAAAGAAGCTTTTAGTATGGGAATGGGGGGAATATTAAAAGCTAAAAAGATAGTAATAGCTGCCATTGGAAAGGGTAAAGCTGCAGCAATGAAAGAGTTATTAAATCATGATAAAGTTATGACTAACTGTCCTGTTACTTTTCTAAAACTTCATAATGATGTAGTAGTTGTTATAGACGAAGAATTGGCTGAGGCTATAGGATATCAAAAGAAAGTGTGTAAGAAAAAATAA
- the secF gene encoding protein translocase subunit SecF, with amino-acid sequence MSENIKKNNDVKKTENNDVTKNKIPFVKFMPVAAVISGILFVISIGLFINKLNTNSFNMGIDFAGGVELQVQIDNPEVINIADIRNLYRNFGTETVNIQELEGEDNINAFLLRFRGSNEESDRAMQVLYDEYTKEKVTLIGSNIISGVVSSDNLKLAFILIIVSWIIIMIYITIRFNYRYAFPAIITLIHNVVIVFGILLFLNKEFSVLVLSSMLTLIGYTINDIIVVFDRIRENADVKRPFKEIVNISLNNVVGRTIITSISTLLAALAIMIWGGFILYDFAFTFFCGVVIGTYASNFIASGLLILFMKGKKA; translated from the coding sequence ATGAGCGAAAATATTAAAAAAAATAATGATGTTAAAAAAACTGAAAATAATGATGTAACAAAAAATAAAATTCCTTTTGTTAAATTTATGCCTGTTGCTGCGGTTATATCTGGTATATTATTTGTAATATCTATTGGGCTTTTTATTAATAAATTAAATACTAATAGTTTTAATATGGGTATAGATTTTGCAGGCGGTGTTGAATTACAGGTTCAGATTGATAATCCAGAAGTAATAAATATTGCTGATATAAGAAACTTATACAGAAACTTTGGAACAGAAACTGTTAATATACAAGAACTTGAAGGAGAAGATAATATCAATGCTTTTCTTTTAAGATTTAGAGGTTCTAATGAAGAATCTGACAGAGCTATGCAGGTACTTTATGATGAATATACTAAAGAAAAAGTTACTCTCATAGGAAGTAATATTATAAGCGGTGTTGTATCTTCTGACAATTTAAAATTAGCTTTTATACTTATAATAGTGTCTTGGATTATAATTATGATATACATTACTATAAGATTTAATTATAGATATGCTTTCCCTGCTATTATTACTCTTATACATAATGTTGTTATAGTGTTTGGAATACTTCTATTTTTGAATAAAGAGTTTTCCGTATTAGTATTATCTTCTATGCTTACTTTAATAGGTTATACAATAAACGACATAATAGTTGTATTTGACAGAATTAGAGAAAATGCTGATGTTAAAAGACCATTTAAAGAAATTGTTAATATAAGTCTTAATAATGTTGTTGGAAGAACTATTATTACAAGTATCTCTACATTGCTTGCTGCTCTTGCTATAATGATATGGGGCGGATTTATACTATATGATTTTGCTTTTACATTCTTCTGCGGTGTAGTAATAGGTACTTATGCAAGTAATTTCATTGCAAGCGGTCTTCTAATATTATTTATGAAAGGAAAAAAAGCATAA